In a single window of the Fibrobacter sp. genome:
- the larB gene encoding nickel pincer cofactor biosynthesis protein LarB: MKKFVSKDSFEDLGFAKLDVSRESRTGTSEAVYCAGKTSEHLLKILRKFRDKGCRVLGTKCSKEQAEFIANAGEKICYDELSRTISLADETPTRQKRGRSGGKAAQTAAKLGSVAVCCAGTADLPIAEEAAKTLEFNGVKVVRQYDVGIAGLHRLLSKVEEIRKASVVIAVAGMEGALPGVIAGLVKAPVVAVPTSVGYGASFGGISALLTMLNTCAEGVTVVNIDNGFGAAIAAFRMLQIK; the protein is encoded by the coding sequence ATGAAAAAGTTTGTTTCAAAAGATTCCTTTGAAGACCTCGGTTTTGCCAAGCTGGACGTGAGCCGCGAATCGCGCACAGGCACCAGCGAGGCCGTTTATTGCGCAGGCAAGACGTCTGAACATCTCCTGAAAATTCTTAGAAAGTTCCGGGACAAGGGCTGCCGCGTATTAGGGACCAAATGCAGCAAGGAACAGGCGGAATTCATCGCAAATGCAGGTGAGAAAATCTGCTACGACGAACTTTCCCGGACGATTTCACTGGCAGATGAAACGCCTACCAGACAAAAGCGCGGGCGTTCCGGCGGCAAGGCGGCGCAAACGGCTGCAAAACTCGGGTCGGTGGCTGTTTGTTGCGCAGGAACGGCGGACCTGCCTATCGCCGAAGAAGCCGCCAAGACTCTGGAATTTAACGGCGTGAAGGTCGTGCGCCAATACGACGTGGGGATTGCGGGGCTGCACCGCCTGCTTTCGAAGGTGGAGGAAATCCGCAAGGCATCGGTGGTCATCGCTGTTGCTGGAATGGAAGGTGCGCTCCCCGGGGTAATTGCAGGACTCGTGAAAGCGCCCGTGGTTGCCGTGCCCACATCGGTCGGGTACGGGGCATCCTTCGGCGGGATTAGCGCGCTACTCACCATGCTCAACACCTGCGCCGAGGGCGTGACGGTGGTAAATATCGATAACGGTTTCGGGGCGGCCATCGCCGCCTTCCGCATGCTACAAATAAAATAA
- a CDS encoding MerR family transcriptional regulator yields MTYSIGDVVKKTGLSAYTLRYYEKEGLLPFVKKNASGVRAYSDEDLRWLTMIECLKDSGLQIKEIRQYIEWFNEGDSTLAQRLSLFENRRKILEKEMARLTVVMNKIRYKELLYREAVRVGNLEIATNERRFMQLKKKLFESPDDFDK; encoded by the coding sequence ATGACTTACTCTATAGGCGATGTTGTCAAGAAAACAGGGCTTTCTGCCTACACCCTGCGCTACTACGAAAAAGAGGGACTGCTTCCCTTTGTCAAGAAGAACGCCTCGGGCGTACGAGCTTACAGCGACGAAGACCTTCGCTGGCTTACCATGATCGAATGCCTCAAGGATTCGGGACTGCAAATCAAGGAAATCCGCCAGTACATCGAGTGGTTCAACGAGGGCGATTCTACGCTTGCCCAAAGGCTGTCCCTTTTTGAAAACCGCCGCAAGATTCTTGAAAAGGAAATGGCCCGCCTTACGGTGGTCATGAACAAGATTCGCTACAAGGAACTGCTGTATCGGGAAGCGGTTCGGGTGGGGAACCTGGAAATCGCCACCAACGAAAGGCGGTTCATGCAGCTGAAGAAAAAGTTGTTCGAATCCCCGGACGATTTTGACAAGTAA
- the tatC gene encoding twin-arginine translocase subunit TatC, with protein MTSKQDQEATLISHLEALRRALLRSIVALAIGIVPLFLVSPYVLDWFCKQIALQGGVTLHYFSPMEVFLLQLKISALLDCVLFSPYIAWNMWQFVLPALYDNEKRFIRSIVAMTSGLFIAGVAFCLVVCFPLIVQFGMSFASTTLQPVFGVSNLVTLALWLSLAFGCMFQFPLVTYALIRAGIVNYETVCGKRPYVVVAILVLAALLTPPDVVSQLLLGVPTYLLFEAGLLAARRYKGRALKEVHPENAPNIAPQDSTAPATESETAQTTATKAETDSPAADDIDFVAPSSKFQVGAEKDADKWKPY; from the coding sequence ATGACTAGCAAACAGGATCAAGAGGCTACGCTGATTTCGCATTTGGAAGCGCTCCGTCGGGCGCTTTTGCGTTCTATTGTCGCCCTTGCCATCGGCATCGTGCCCCTGTTCCTTGTTTCTCCCTACGTTCTGGACTGGTTCTGTAAGCAAATTGCCCTGCAGGGCGGCGTCACGCTCCACTACTTTTCCCCGATGGAAGTGTTCCTGCTGCAGCTCAAGATTTCTGCACTGCTGGACTGCGTGCTGTTTTCGCCCTACATCGCCTGGAACATGTGGCAGTTCGTGCTCCCCGCCCTATACGACAACGAAAAGCGCTTCATCCGCTCCATCGTGGCCATGACCAGCGGGCTGTTTATCGCGGGCGTCGCCTTCTGCCTAGTCGTCTGCTTCCCGCTGATTGTGCAGTTCGGCATGAGCTTTGCAAGCACGACTCTGCAACCCGTATTCGGCGTCTCTAACCTGGTAACACTCGCACTCTGGCTTTCCCTTGCGTTCGGATGCATGTTCCAGTTCCCGCTAGTGACCTACGCGCTTATCCGTGCGGGCATCGTGAATTACGAGACCGTGTGCGGCAAGCGCCCCTACGTGGTGGTGGCAATCCTTGTGCTGGCGGCCCTCCTCACTCCCCCCGATGTTGTTAGCCAATTGTTGCTCGGAGTCCCGACGTACCTGCTCTTCGAAGCGGGTCTCCTGGCAGCCAGGCGTTACAAGGGGCGCGCCTTGAAAGAAGTCCACCCAGAAAACGCCCCGAACATCGCGCCGCAAGATTCGACTGCACCCGCGACGGAATCCGAGACTGCGCAAACCACAGCGACGAAAGCCGAAACCGACTCCCCCGCAGCCGACGACATCGATTTTGTGGCCCCTTCTTCCAAGTTCCAGGTTGGCGCAGAAAAAGACGCCGACAAGTGGAAACCTTATTGA
- the larC gene encoding nickel pincer cofactor biosynthesis protein LarC, translating to MKYLYLDGSCGISGDMTVAALLGLGASREKLDAAIAGLGLEGVQVHVENSKSYSIAGLSFAVHVHGHDADHVHSHEEGYVEHHHHHHHEHEHHHEHRHLSEVYEILDRAANAGAVTPRALETAKKIFRIIAEAEAKAHGVPVEEVHFHEVGAVDSIVDILAVAVLADDLGIENCIVTGLNEGSGFVETQHGQLPIPVPAVAHIAEAAGFALHITETKGEMVTPTGAGIVAALRTQETLPASYKILKSGVGLGKRDFGRANFLRAQIIEDCASDKGGDATSSATGCTPADCNVFQIEANIDDSTPEELGYAMDKLFEAGARDVHFIPCYMKKNRMGTLLCALADSEHLAAVEKAIFLHTSTVGVRRFPVKRTCMARNTFEVETEFGKVRVKKSVLGDIEKIKPEFDDLKACADKAGVSIREIQKAVEKKLH from the coding sequence ATGAAATATCTCTATCTCGACGGCTCTTGCGGTATCAGCGGCGACATGACGGTTGCCGCACTTCTTGGACTTGGCGCATCACGCGAAAAACTGGACGCGGCGATTGCGGGGCTCGGCCTAGAAGGCGTCCAAGTCCATGTGGAGAATTCAAAGAGTTACAGCATTGCAGGGCTTTCTTTTGCGGTGCATGTTCACGGCCACGATGCTGACCACGTGCATTCTCACGAAGAAGGGTATGTAGAGCATCATCATCATCATCACCATGAGCACGAGCATCATCACGAACATCGGCACTTGTCCGAGGTTTACGAGATTCTGGACCGCGCCGCAAATGCAGGGGCAGTCACTCCCCGCGCCCTTGAAACCGCAAAAAAGATTTTCCGCATCATCGCCGAAGCCGAGGCAAAGGCTCACGGCGTGCCCGTAGAAGAAGTCCATTTCCACGAAGTGGGTGCCGTCGATTCCATCGTCGATATCTTGGCGGTCGCCGTCCTTGCCGATGACCTTGGTATAGAGAACTGCATCGTTACAGGGCTCAACGAAGGCTCTGGCTTTGTGGAAACGCAACATGGCCAGTTGCCGATTCCCGTTCCGGCGGTAGCGCACATTGCAGAAGCAGCGGGCTTCGCGCTTCACATCACCGAAACGAAGGGGGAAATGGTCACCCCAACGGGAGCGGGCATCGTGGCGGCTCTGCGGACACAAGAAACTCTCCCCGCAAGTTACAAGATTTTAAAATCGGGCGTGGGTCTTGGCAAGCGCGATTTCGGGCGAGCAAATTTCTTGCGGGCACAAATCATCGAGGACTGCGCAAGCGACAAAGGCGGCGACGCAACATCCAGTGCCACAGGCTGCACCCCCGCAGATTGCAACGTTTTCCAGATTGAAGCAAACATCGACGATTCTACTCCCGAAGAACTAGGCTACGCCATGGACAAGCTCTTCGAGGCGGGAGCCCGCGACGTCCATTTTATCCCCTGCTACATGAAAAAGAACCGCATGGGCACTCTCCTGTGCGCCCTCGCCGACAGCGAGCACCTGGCCGCCGTAGAGAAAGCAATTTTCCTGCATACATCGACCGTCGGCGTGCGCCGTTTCCCCGTAAAACGCACCTGCATGGCCCGCAACACCTTCGAAGTCGAAACGGAATTCGGCAAGGTTCGCGTCAAGAAGTCCGTTTTGGGCGATATCGAAAAAATCAAACCCGAATTTGACGACCTGAAAGCATGTGCCGACAAGGCGGGCGTTTCCATCCGCGAAATCCAGAAAGCGGTCGAGAAGAAACTGCACTAA
- a CDS encoding metal ABC transporter permease: MPIDKLLFYLDFPFVRYAIIVGVLVSLCSSLLGVTLVLKRYSYIGDGLSHVAFGALAIAAVLKVTNNMLIILPVTVAVAILLLCTGKNARIKGDAAVAMVSVGALALGYLLMNLFSTSANISGDVCTTLFGSTSILTLKAGEVYLCVVLSVVVLAIFVLFYHKIFAITFDENFAQATGVNTAFFNLLIAVVVAVIIVLAMNLVGALLVSALVVFPALSAMRIFKSFFSVTVAAAVISVACSLIGILVAILAGTPVGSTIVAADIVAFGSFYLMSLIQSKES, encoded by the coding sequence ATGCCGATTGACAAACTTCTTTTCTACCTAGATTTCCCCTTTGTGCGCTACGCCATTATCGTAGGCGTCTTGGTTTCGCTCTGCTCGTCGCTTTTGGGCGTGACCCTGGTACTCAAGCGTTACTCCTATATCGGTGACGGCCTTTCACATGTGGCCTTCGGGGCCCTTGCCATTGCCGCAGTACTCAAGGTCACAAACAACATGCTCATTATCTTGCCCGTGACAGTTGCAGTCGCCATCCTCTTGCTCTGCACTGGTAAGAACGCTCGCATCAAGGGGGATGCCGCAGTCGCCATGGTCTCGGTTGGGGCGCTTGCTCTTGGTTATCTGTTGATGAACCTGTTTTCTACATCGGCGAATATTTCGGGCGATGTGTGCACCACCTTGTTTGGTTCTACATCCATTCTTACATTGAAAGCAGGGGAGGTGTATCTCTGTGTAGTCCTTTCCGTTGTCGTGCTGGCCATTTTTGTGTTGTTTTACCACAAGATCTTTGCCATCACCTTCGACGAAAATTTTGCCCAGGCGACCGGCGTGAATACCGCTTTTTTCAACCTGCTGATTGCCGTTGTCGTTGCGGTCATTATCGTGCTTGCCATGAATCTGGTGGGGGCGCTTCTGGTGTCTGCCTTGGTGGTGTTCCCAGCTCTTTCGGCCATGCGCATTTTCAAGAGTTTCTTTTCGGTAACGGTCGCAGCAGCCGTTATCTCGGTGGCTTGCTCGCTAATTGGAATTCTAGTGGCTATCCTTGCAGGTACACCCGTTGGCTCCACCATTGTTGCTGCCGACATTGTTGCATTCGGCAGTTTCTATTTGATGAGCCTGATTCAAAGCAAAGAATCGTAA
- the tatA gene encoding twin-arginine translocase TatA/TatE family subunit: MSLGIPEIILIVVVVLLLFGAKRIPELARSLGKAQNEYKKAKDALKEEAEDLQKTVEKAAEKSDQ; encoded by the coding sequence ATGTCCCTTGGAATTCCAGAAATAATCCTGATTGTGGTCGTGGTGCTCCTTTTGTTCGGGGCAAAACGCATCCCTGAACTTGCACGTTCCCTGGGCAAGGCCCAGAACGAGTACAAGAAGGCGAAAGATGCCCTGAAGGAAGAAGCCGAAGACCTGCAGAAGACGGTGGAAAAAGCCGCTGAGAAAAGTGATCAGTAA
- a CDS encoding MBL fold metallo-hydrolase — MITAIILSVLFILGDVGVLFLSQASFGHIPQGKRLERIKQSPNYDGKQFVNEVETVTMTGDRSVFAVWKDFLFGDKSQTVPDTAMNVIKTDLKSLPLDRDWIVWFGHSSYLLNLSGKKVLVDPVFYQGSPVSFVNKMFKGTDVYKPVDMPDIDYLVITHDHWDHLDYRVVTELEPRVKRVVTGLGVGEHFEYWKYPVEKLTELDWWESVDLGEGFNVTATPARHFSGRDLHQNKTLWASFAFKSPKRTIWIGGDSGYGPHFEKIGKKFTDIDLAILENGQYNKDWSLIHTMPEYLGKEMVELDANRYMTVHHSKFCLSKHSYTEPLENAKRAAQESGKPVLMPQMGEVVYLE, encoded by the coding sequence ATGATTACGGCGATTATCTTATCTGTACTTTTTATTTTGGGAGACGTGGGCGTGTTGTTCTTATCGCAGGCGAGCTTCGGCCATATTCCACAAGGCAAGCGCCTTGAACGTATCAAGCAGTCTCCAAATTACGACGGCAAGCAGTTCGTGAACGAGGTCGAGACCGTCACCATGACGGGAGACAGGAGCGTGTTTGCCGTGTGGAAGGATTTCCTGTTCGGTGACAAGAGTCAGACCGTTCCCGATACCGCGATGAATGTTATTAAGACTGACCTGAAATCGCTGCCGCTGGACCGCGATTGGATTGTGTGGTTCGGGCATTCCTCGTACCTGCTTAATTTATCCGGAAAGAAGGTGCTGGTGGACCCGGTTTTTTACCAGGGCTCGCCGGTGAGTTTCGTGAATAAGATGTTCAAGGGAACGGATGTTTACAAGCCCGTCGACATGCCGGATATTGACTACCTGGTAATTACGCACGACCATTGGGACCACTTGGATTACCGGGTGGTGACGGAACTGGAACCCCGTGTAAAGCGCGTGGTAACAGGCCTCGGCGTGGGCGAGCATTTTGAATACTGGAAGTATCCCGTTGAAAAACTTACGGAACTCGACTGGTGGGAATCTGTTGACCTGGGCGAAGGCTTTAACGTGACGGCGACTCCGGCAAGGCATTTTTCGGGCCGCGATTTGCACCAGAATAAGACTCTGTGGGCGTCGTTCGCGTTCAAGTCTCCCAAGCGCACTATATGGATTGGCGGTGATTCGGGTTACGGCCCGCACTTCGAGAAAATCGGAAAGAAATTTACCGACATCGATTTGGCGATTCTTGAAAACGGGCAGTATAACAAGGACTGGTCGCTTATCCACACCATGCCGGAATACCTGGGCAAGGAAATGGTGGAACTGGATGCAAACCGCTACATGACGGTTCACCACTCCAAGTTCTGCCTGAGCAAGCATTCGTACACGGAACCGCTGGAAAATGCGAAACGCGCCGCCCAGGAATCGGGCAAGCCCGTGCTTATGCCGCAAATGGGTGAGGTCGTGTACCTGGAGTAA
- a CDS encoding flavodoxin family protein encodes MKVVLFNGSRREKGCTYTALSLVAGELKAAGIETEIFFVGGRVLKGETDAVVHEAKEILKTADAVVYGSPVYYASPSGEMLMFLDRLYGIAEAELLFKPAATVASARRAGTSATLDALNKYPAFAQQPMVASRYWNMVHGSSPEDVLKDEEGVQIMKELGRNMAWILKSIEAGKKAGVVQPVAEKKIFTNFIR; translated from the coding sequence ATGAAGGTCGTTTTATTCAATGGAAGCCGTCGCGAAAAGGGCTGCACATATACGGCGCTGAGCCTCGTAGCCGGCGAACTCAAGGCCGCAGGCATCGAGACGGAAATCTTCTTCGTGGGTGGCCGCGTGTTGAAGGGAGAAACCGACGCCGTGGTTCACGAAGCCAAGGAAATCCTTAAAACGGCCGATGCCGTCGTTTACGGCTCTCCGGTGTACTACGCATCCCCGAGTGGCGAGATGCTGATGTTCCTGGACAGGCTTTACGGCATTGCCGAAGCGGAACTGCTCTTTAAGCCGGCGGCAACCGTTGCTTCTGCCCGCCGTGCAGGGACCAGCGCTACTCTTGACGCTCTGAACAAGTATCCGGCATTTGCGCAGCAGCCCATGGTGGCGTCACGCTATTGGAACATGGTTCACGGTTCTAGCCCTGAAGATGTGCTGAAGGATGAGGAAGGCGTGCAGATTATGAAGGAACTGGGCCGCAACATGGCGTGGATCCTGAAGAGCATCGAAGCGGGCAAGAAGGCTGGCGTGGTGCAGCCCGTAGCCGAAAAGAAAATCTTCACGAACTTTATCCGCTAG
- a CDS encoding twin-arginine translocation signal domain-containing protein encodes MDRRDFLKTAGAAALASAVFTPAFAKGKSMEQKEPGKDVSNVYFTRT; translated from the coding sequence ATGGATAGAAGAGACTTTTTAAAAACCGCAGGCGCAGCAGCACTCGCTTCCGCCGTATTCACACCCGCTTTCGCGAAAGGGAAATCCATGGAACAGAAGGAACCCGGAAAGGACGTTTCCAACGTCTATTTCACAAGGACCTGA
- a CDS encoding DUF362 domain-containing protein has translation MYKKINEGITGRVAIKLHTGEKNGPNILPREWVKEFQAQVPNSKIVETNTWYEGDRYTTEQHRETLKVNGWTFCDVDIMDEDGEVMLPVKDGLIFKEMSMGAHIKNYDSMIVLTHFKGHAMGGYGGSMKNIAIGCAGGRLGKKMIHEYVKGGPTKMEAGGTAGWKTSGALFMETMADSAKATCDFFKGHICFINVLRRMSVDCDCAGLSAAEPKCRDIGILASTDIVAVDQASVDMVYKLPPKELHDLKERIETREGLHQLPAMEKLKMGNRKYRIIEL, from the coding sequence TTGTACAAGAAAATCAACGAGGGCATTACCGGACGTGTCGCCATCAAGCTCCACACCGGCGAAAAGAACGGCCCCAATATTTTGCCCCGGGAATGGGTCAAGGAATTCCAGGCGCAGGTTCCCAACTCCAAGATTGTAGAGACCAACACCTGGTACGAAGGCGACCGCTACACTACCGAACAGCACCGCGAAACCCTCAAGGTGAACGGCTGGACCTTCTGCGACGTGGATATCATGGACGAAGACGGCGAAGTGATGCTCCCCGTAAAGGACGGCCTCATCTTCAAGGAAATGTCCATGGGCGCACACATCAAGAATTACGATTCCATGATCGTGCTGACTCACTTCAAGGGCCACGCCATGGGCGGTTACGGCGGCTCCATGAAGAACATCGCCATCGGTTGCGCGGGCGGACGCCTGGGCAAGAAGATGATTCACGAATACGTGAAGGGCGGCCCCACCAAGATGGAAGCGGGCGGCACGGCGGGCTGGAAAACCAGCGGAGCCCTGTTCATGGAAACCATGGCCGATTCCGCGAAGGCCACCTGCGACTTTTTCAAGGGTCACATCTGCTTTATTAACGTGCTACGCCGCATGTCCGTAGACTGCGACTGCGCAGGGCTTTCTGCAGCGGAACCCAAGTGCCGCGACATCGGAATTCTCGCCTCCACAGACATCGTGGCGGTGGACCAGGCCAGCGTTGACATGGTTTACAAGCTCCCGCCCAAGGAACTTCACGACCTCAAGGAACGCATCGAGACCCGCGAAGGCCTGCACCAGCTGCCCGCCATGGAAAAGCTGAAGATGGGTAACCGTAAATACAGGATTATCGAACTGTAG
- the larE gene encoding ATP-dependent sacrificial sulfur transferase LarE, whose protein sequence is MESLNQKFEKLKNLLREMDRVAVAFSGGVDSTFLLKVAHDALGDRAVAVTIRQRSFPERELRESEDFCARENIAHVVREHDELSIEGFVQNPKDRCYLCKKSVFGLIGQVADELSLRYICEGSNTDDNRDYRPGHRAIAELGIRSPLRDCGFSKADIRELSRQLNLPTAEKPSFACLSSRFVYGETITEQKLRMVEKGEDFLRALGIKQLRVRIHGENVARIEVLPEDFNKVLEKRDQILAAFKKIGFTYISLDLQGFRSGSMNETLATK, encoded by the coding sequence ATGGAAAGCTTGAACCAAAAGTTTGAAAAACTGAAAAACCTCTTGCGCGAAATGGACCGCGTCGCGGTAGCATTCTCTGGCGGCGTGGATTCCACGTTCCTGCTGAAAGTCGCCCACGACGCACTGGGCGACCGCGCCGTTGCCGTGACCATACGGCAGAGATCCTTCCCGGAAAGGGAACTGCGGGAATCCGAGGATTTTTGCGCCCGCGAAAACATCGCCCATGTTGTCCGCGAACACGACGAACTTTCAATCGAAGGCTTTGTGCAGAATCCCAAGGACCGCTGCTACCTCTGCAAAAAATCAGTATTCGGCCTGATCGGGCAAGTCGCCGACGAACTTTCGCTCCGCTACATCTGCGAAGGCTCCAACACCGACGACAATCGCGATTACAGGCCGGGCCACCGCGCCATCGCCGAACTGGGAATCAGGAGCCCCCTGCGGGACTGCGGGTTTTCAAAGGCTGATATCCGGGAACTCTCCAGGCAGTTGAACTTGCCGACCGCCGAAAAACCCTCGTTTGCCTGCCTTTCCAGCCGTTTTGTGTATGGCGAAACCATCACGGAACAGAAACTCCGCATGGTAGAAAAAGGCGAAGATTTCTTGCGGGCATTGGGAATAAAGCAACTGCGGGTGCGCATCCACGGCGAAAACGTCGCGCGCATCGAGGTGTTGCCCGAAGATTTCAACAAAGTCCTAGAAAAGCGCGACCAGATTCTCGCAGCCTTCAAGAAAATCGGATTTACCTACATCTCGCTAGACCTGCAGGGCTTCCGCAGCGGCAGCATGAACGAGACTTTAGCCACAAAGTAA